The DNA sequence TCCATCTGTAAGGGAGCACGCATGGCAACCCGTGCCGTCGCCCGTAATCAGTCCGCCACCGGTGGTGGCGCTGATGGGGCCAACAGTGTTCGCGCCTCAGGCGGGGAGATCGCCGATCGCGACCTGGTCGGCATGTATCTCGACGAGATCGCTCGCACCCCGTTGCTGGACGCGGCGAAGGAGGTCGAGCTGTCCCAGTCCATCGAAGCGGGGGTGTACGCCCAGCAGATCCTGGACGGGGAGGTTGAGGACGCCCCCGCCGCAGGCGCGAGCCGCGAGGAGCTGGAGGCGATAGCCGCCGAAGGTGCCCGTGCCAAGGACATCTTCATCCGCTCCAACCTGCGTCTCGTGGTGGCTGTGGCACGCCGCTACCCGCGCAGTGGACTGCCGCTGCTCGACCTGATCCAGGAGGGCAACGCGGGCCTGGTGCGCGCGGTGGAGAAGTTCGACTACACCAAGGGATTCAAGTTCTCGACCTATGCCACGTGGTGGATCCGCCAGGCCATCACGCGCTCGATCGCGGACCAGTCCCGTACCATCCGGCTGCCCGTCCACCTGGTCGAGGAGCTCGGCCGGATCCGCCGGGTGCAGCGGGAGTTCAACCGTGAGCACGGCCGCGAGCCGGAGCACGCCGAGATCGCCGAGGAGCTCGGCTCCACGATGGAGCGGGTCTCGGACGTGCTGGACTGGGCACGCGACCCGGTCAGTCTGAACATGTCGGTCGACGACGAGGGGGAGACCCAGTTCGGCGACCTGCTGGAGGACACCTCGGCCGTCTCGCCCGAGCAGTCGGTGATGACGCTGCTGCGCAGCGAGGAGCTGGAGGACCTGATCGGCCGCCTCGACGACCGCACCGCCTCCATCATCAAGGCGCGGTACGGCATCGACGACGGCCGGGAGCGCACCCTGACCGAGGTCGGCAAGCAGCACGGCCTCACCCGTGAGCGCATCCGGCAGATCGAGAAGCACGCCTTGCTTGAGCTGAAGAAGATGGCCCGCCAGACCGGTTTTGACGCAGCGGCTTGAGTTCCCCGTCCAGCAGCAGACCGCAGCCACCACCAGACCCCCTTCCTCCCCGGACCGAGCCCCGGCGCCCTTCCCCCCCCCGGCGCCGGGGCTCGCTTATGCCCGTACGCGATGTCTGTTCGCGACGTCCGCGCGCGATGTCTGTTCGGGATGTCTCTTCGCGATGGTTGGGGCCGGGGGCGGCCGGTCAGGCGGTGAAGCCGCCGTCCACGGCGATCGACGCCCCGGTGATGTAGCGGCCGTCGTCGCCCGCGAGATGGGCCACGGTCGCGGCGATCTCCGAGGGCCGGCCGTAGCGGCCGAGCGCGGTGAAGCCGCTCTGGGTGGCGGCGCTCTCGCCGTCGGCCGGATTCATCTCGGTGTCCACCGGACCGGGGTTGACCAGGTTGGCCGTGATCCCGCGCGGGCCGAGCTCACGAGCCAGGGCCTTGGTGAGGCCGGTGAGCGCGGACTTGCTGGTCGCGTAGAGGGTGCCGCCGGGAAAGGCGACCCGCTCGGCCATACAGCTGCCGATGGTGATGATCCGCCCGCCGTCGGTCAGCTGCGCGGCGGCCGCCTGCGCCATGAGGAAGGGCGCCCGGACATTGACGGCGAGGACGTGGTCCACGTCGTCCAGCGACAGCTCGGCGAGGGGGCCGAGGACACCGGCGCCGGCGTTGTTGACCAGGATGTCCAACCGGCCGAACTCGGCGGCGGCCCCCGCCACGGCGGCGCGCACCGCCTGTGCGTCGGCGCTGTCGGTCTGTACGGCCCAGGCGCGACGTCCCAGCGCCTTGATCCGGTCGATGACATCCGCCGCGCGTCCGGCCTGGCGGTGGTAGGTCAGGGCGACATCGGCGCCGTCCTCCGCGAGCCGGATCGCCACGGCCTCGCCGATGCCCCGGCTGCCGCCGGTGACCAGGGCCGCCTTGCCGTCCAGTGTCATGTCTTCTCCCTGTTCGCGGTGATGTTCCTGTTGCGCGGTGGTCCCCCCTGATGAGGACATGACCCGATCCTGGTCGGGCGGGCCGGGGAAAGTCCGGCGGGATTCGGACGGTGCGCTGGTCCGTGCCCGGTCGGGTCTGTTTGATGCCCGAGTCTGTTTACTTTCCTGCATCGCCCACGTAATGTGGCCGCGAAAATCACAGGTTCGGGTACGGAAGGGACGTAAACCCACATGTACGCACCGGAGCGTCAGCAGGAGATTCTCCGGCTCGCCCGTGAAAGCGGGCGGGTGGATGTCCTGTCTCTCGCCGAGGAGTTCCAGGTCACCGCCGAGACCGTGCGGCGGGATCTGCGCGCCCTCGACCGGGCGGGGCTCGTCCGCCGTGTGCACGGGGGCGCCATCCCGGCCGGCCGTCTGGACTTCGAGCCCGATCTCGCCGAGCGCGAGTCCACCGCCGCCGACGAGAAGGACCGCATCGCGCGGGCCGCCCTCGCCGAGCTGCCGTCCGACGGCAGCGTGATCATCGACGCGGGGTCGACGGCGGCCCGGTTCGCCGCGGTCTTCCCGCTGGAGGCCCAGCTCACCGTGGTCACCCACGCCCTGCCGGTGGCCGCGCGCCTCGCCGACCACCCCGGTATCGCGCTGCACCTCGTCGGCGGGCGGGTCCGCCACCGCACCCGGGCCGCCGTGGACGCATGGGCGCTGCGCGGCTACGGCGAGATCAAGGCCGATGTGGTCTTCCTCGCCACCAACGGCTTCTCGCCGGAGGGCGGGCTCACCACCCCCGATCTCGCGGAGGGCGCCGTCAAGAGCGCCATGATCGCGGCGGCCCGGCGGGTGGTGCTGCTCGCGGACTCCGCCAAGTTCGGCCAGCAGCACTTCGCCCGGTTCGGCGGCCTCGACGACGTCGATCTGCTCATCACGGACACCGGGCTCAGCCCGCAGGACGCCCTGGCCATCGAGCGCCAGGGCACGGAAGTGGCACGCGCATGATTCTCACCGTCACCCCCAACCCCAGCCTGGACCGTACGTACGAGATCCCGGCCCTGGAGCGCGGCGCCGTACTGCGGGCCACCGCCGACCGGGTCGACCCCGGCGGCAAGGGCGTCAATGTCTCGCGCGCCGTGGCCGCCGCCGGACACCGCACGGCAGCCGTGCTGCCGCTCGGCGGACCGGAGGGCGCGCTGCTCGCCCGGCTGCTGGAGGAGCTGGGCATCGAGGCGGCGGGCGTGCCCGTGGCGGGCTCGACCCGGGTCAACATCTCCGTGGCCGAACCGGACGGCACCCTCACCAAGCTCAACGCGGGCGGGCCCGAGCTGAGCGACGCCGAGGCCGAGGCGGTGCTGGAGGCCGTCCGGACCAGGGTCGACGGCGCCGACTGGATCGCCTGCTGCGGAAGCCTGCCCCGAGGACTCGCACCCGAGTGGTACGCCGAGCTGGTGGCGCGGGCCCACCGGGCGGGCGCCCGGATCGCCCTGGACACCTCCGGCCCCTCGCTGACCGCGGCCCTGCGTGAGCGTCCCGATGTGGTGAAGCCCAACGCCGAGGAGCTGGCCCAGGCGGTGGGCCGTCCGCTGGCCACCGTCGGCGAGGCGGTCAAGGCGGCCGAGGAACTGCGGGAGCTGGGTGCCCGCGCCGTCCTGGCCAGCCTGGGCGCCGACGGTCAGCTGCTGGTCGACGACACGGGCGCCTACTTCGGCACCGCGAGCGTCGCCGCCGTGCGCAGCAACGTCGGCGCGGGCGACGCCTCGCTCGCCGGATTCCTCACGGCGGGCGGCGCCGGGCCCGCCGCCCTCGCCTCGGCCGTGGCCCACGGGGCGGCCGCGGTGCAGCTGCCGGGCAGCGCCATGCCGACCCCGGCCGACCTCGACCCGTCCGCCGTCGTGACCACGGCGGACATCCCGCTGGACCGTGTGCTCAAGGAGCCCGCGTGACCGGCCGGCCCCACTCCCACCCCCCAGTCCCCACTCCGTCCGCCCGCCTGCCCCAGGGCGGCACCGCACACAAGGGAGCCGCGAGATGAGTGAGCTGATCACCGCGGATCTGGTCGACCTTGACCTGTCCGCCGACACCAAGGAAGCCGCCGCCCGGTCGCTCGCCGAACGCATGGTCGAGGCCCGCCGGGTCACCGACCTCGACGGCTTTCTCGCCGATGTGGCGGCGCGCGAGGAGCAGATGCCCACCGGCCTGGACGGCGGCATCGGCATACCCCACTGCCGCAGCGCACATGTCACCGAGCCCACCCTGGCCTTCGGGCGCAGCGCGGCCCGGATCGACTTCGGCGCGGCGGACGGACCGGCCGATCTGATCTTCCTGATCGCCGCCCCGGCGGGCGCGGACAGCGATCACCTGACGATCCTGTCGAGCCTGGCCCGGCAGCTGATGAACGCCGACTTCACCGATGCGCTGCGCTCGGCCGACCGGCCCGAGCGGGTGGCCGCACTGATCCGCGGTGAGGAACAGACACCCGCGGCCGAGCGGACGGGGGCCGAGAAGCCGGCCACCGCCGACGCTTCCTCTGCTTCCTCGGATGAGCCTGCCCCCGCCGAACCCACGGACGCGGCGACCGCCACCTCCGCGACCTCCGCGACCACCGCCGAGCCGGTGGCCCCCTTCCGGATCGTCGCCGTCACGTCCTGCCCCACCGGTATCGCCCACACCTACATGGCCGCCGAGTCGCTGGAGAACGCCGCTCGCGAGGCCGGTGTCGAGCTGGTGGTCGAGACGCAGGGCTCGGCCGGATTCGACAAGCTCCCCGCCGCCACCATCGCTGCCGCCGACGCGGTGGTCTTCGCACACGATGTGGAGGTCCGGGACAAGGCCCGCTTCGCGGGCAAGCCGACGGTGGACGTCGGGGTGAAGGCGGCCATCAGCCGCCCCGCCGAGCTCATCGCCGAGGCGCGTGAGAGGGCCGCGCGGGGGGAGACCGGCGCACCGGCCGGGACCTCGGCGGAGCGCTCGGCGCCGATGGACGCGGACGGGGCGGCCGGTGACGGCTTCGGCACCAAGCTGCGCAAGTGGCTGATGACGGGCGTCAGCTACATGGTCCCGTTCGTCGCCGCGGGCGGTCTGCTGATCGCGCTCGCCTTCGCGATCGGCGGTTACGAGATCGCGAGTGCCAAGTCCGTCGCGGACCACTTCGTGTGGACCGAGACCAGCAGCTGGGCCGCGCTGCTCTTCCAGATCGGCAGTGCGGCGTTCACCTTCCTGGTGCCGGTCCTGGCGGGCTATATCGCCTACGGCATGGCCGACCGGCCCGGTCTGGTCCCCGGTTTCGTGGGCGGCTACATCGCGACCACCATCAAGGCCGGATTCCTCGGCGGTCTGGTCGCGGGCCTGATCGCCGGCGCGGTCGTCATGGGCATCCAGCGGTTCAAGGTCCCGGCGGTACTGCGCGGCATCATGCCGGTGGTGGTGATCCCGCTGATCTCCTCCGCGATCGTCGGCGTCCTGATGTTCGTGGTGATCGGCAAGCCCATCGCCTCCGCGCAGCAGGCCATGACCGACTGGCTCAACAGCCTCTCCGGCGCCAACGCCATCGGTCTCGGCGTCCTCCTGGGCCTGATGATGTGCTTCGACCTGGGCGGCCCGGTCAACAAGGTGGCTTACGCC is a window from the Streptomyces luomodiensis genome containing:
- a CDS encoding sigma-70 family RNA polymerase sigma factor, which encodes MATRAVARNQSATGGGADGANSVRASGGEIADRDLVGMYLDEIARTPLLDAAKEVELSQSIEAGVYAQQILDGEVEDAPAAGASREELEAIAAEGARAKDIFIRSNLRLVVAVARRYPRSGLPLLDLIQEGNAGLVRAVEKFDYTKGFKFSTYATWWIRQAITRSIADQSRTIRLPVHLVEELGRIRRVQREFNREHGREPEHAEIAEELGSTMERVSDVLDWARDPVSLNMSVDDEGETQFGDLLEDTSAVSPEQSVMTLLRSEELEDLIGRLDDRTASIIKARYGIDDGRERTLTEVGKQHGLTRERIRQIEKHALLELKKMARQTGFDAAA
- a CDS encoding SDR family oxidoreductase, coding for MTLDGKAALVTGGSRGIGEAVAIRLAEDGADVALTYHRQAGRAADVIDRIKALGRRAWAVQTDSADAQAVRAAVAGAAAEFGRLDILVNNAGAGVLGPLAELSLDDVDHVLAVNVRAPFLMAQAAAAQLTDGGRIITIGSCMAERVAFPGGTLYATSKSALTGLTKALARELGPRGITANLVNPGPVDTEMNPADGESAATQSGFTALGRYGRPSEIAATVAHLAGDDGRYITGASIAVDGGFTA
- a CDS encoding DeoR/GlpR family DNA-binding transcription regulator; the encoded protein is MYAPERQQEILRLARESGRVDVLSLAEEFQVTAETVRRDLRALDRAGLVRRVHGGAIPAGRLDFEPDLAERESTAADEKDRIARAALAELPSDGSVIIDAGSTAARFAAVFPLEAQLTVVTHALPVAARLADHPGIALHLVGGRVRHRTRAAVDAWALRGYGEIKADVVFLATNGFSPEGGLTTPDLAEGAVKSAMIAAARRVVLLADSAKFGQQHFARFGGLDDVDLLITDTGLSPQDALAIERQGTEVARA
- the pfkB gene encoding 1-phosphofructokinase yields the protein MILTVTPNPSLDRTYEIPALERGAVLRATADRVDPGGKGVNVSRAVAAAGHRTAAVLPLGGPEGALLARLLEELGIEAAGVPVAGSTRVNISVAEPDGTLTKLNAGGPELSDAEAEAVLEAVRTRVDGADWIACCGSLPRGLAPEWYAELVARAHRAGARIALDTSGPSLTAALRERPDVVKPNAEELAQAVGRPLATVGEAVKAAEELRELGARAVLASLGADGQLLVDDTGAYFGTASVAAVRSNVGAGDASLAGFLTAGGAGPAALASAVAHGAAAVQLPGSAMPTPADLDPSAVVTTADIPLDRVLKEPA
- a CDS encoding PTS fructose transporter subunit IIABC codes for the protein MSELITADLVDLDLSADTKEAAARSLAERMVEARRVTDLDGFLADVAAREEQMPTGLDGGIGIPHCRSAHVTEPTLAFGRSAARIDFGAADGPADLIFLIAAPAGADSDHLTILSSLARQLMNADFTDALRSADRPERVAALIRGEEQTPAAERTGAEKPATADASSASSDEPAPAEPTDAATATSATSATTAEPVAPFRIVAVTSCPTGIAHTYMAAESLENAAREAGVELVVETQGSAGFDKLPAATIAAADAVVFAHDVEVRDKARFAGKPTVDVGVKAAISRPAELIAEARERAARGETGAPAGTSAERSAPMDADGAAGDGFGTKLRKWLMTGVSYMVPFVAAGGLLIALAFAIGGYEIASAKSVADHFVWTETSSWAALLFQIGSAAFTFLVPVLAGYIAYGMADRPGLVPGFVGGYIATTIKAGFLGGLVAGLIAGAVVMGIQRFKVPAVLRGIMPVVVIPLISSAIVGVLMFVVIGKPIASAQQAMTDWLNSLSGANAIGLGVLLGLMMCFDLGGPVNKVAYAFATGGIAVSDPSAGSLKIMATAMAAGMVPPLAMALATTVRGRLFTKTERENGKAAWVLGASFISEGAIPFAAADPLRVIPSSMVGGAITGALSMAFDCTLRAPHGGIFVVPLIGQPFLYLVAVVAGTVVSAGLVVFLKGLRKTAKPEAADQAGAEATEGGTEEESKVAVAV